The following coding sequences lie in one Glycine max cultivar Williams 82 chromosome 19, Glycine_max_v4.0, whole genome shotgun sequence genomic window:
- the LOC100796541 gene encoding inactive glucose-6-phosphate 1-dehydrogenase 4, chloroplastic, with amino-acid sequence MSVSFSSTSFAFQRPAHLCSNSLTVASNNFDSVPGGLGRLVLNVRSTSLCRRFRGLKLWVLERLNFQFQPPKQPKNRNHHFKNNLENEKGSVSDSSSILHVPDDKVTPMESPSLLQTGLSGAPMDVSRKPSLCIAVIGATGELAKRKIFPALFALYYSGFLPENVGIFGYSRKDITDEDLQSIIASTLTCRVDHQENCDDKLNAFLSRTYYINGGYDNKYGMSMLNARMEQIEGGSKTNRIFYLSVPQEALLDVASCLASSAQTQKGWNRIIFEKPFGFDALSSHRLTQYLLSNFQEKQIYRIDHLLGRNLIENLTVLRFSNLVFEPLWSRTYIDNVQVILSEDLAVHPGRYFSGYGIIRDIVHSHVLQTIALLAMEPPISLDGEDIRNEKLKVLRSIRKLEPKDVILGQYKTSGGAKVDACLNGLTPTYFAAALYIDNARWDGVPFLIKTGLGLIKHQMEIRIQFRNVPGNVYHECIGHNMDRAVNELILRDVPDEAILVRVNNKVPGLGLQLDSSELNLLYKDKYNMEVPDSYEHLLLDVIDGDSHLFMRSDELAAAWNILTPILNEIDKDNMSVELYEMGGRGPVGAYYLWAKHGVRWVED; translated from the exons ATGTCTGTGTCTTTCTCTTCAACCTCATTCGCATTCCAAAGACCAGCACATCTTTGCTCAAATTCACTCACC GTTGCATCCAACAACTTTGATTCGGTACCAGGTGGACTCGGTCGTCTTGTGCTGAATGTTAGAAGCACCAGCTTGTGTCGAAGGTTTCGTGGCTTGAAACTGTGGGTACTTGAGAGACTCAACTTCCAATTCCAGCCACCAAAGCAACCTAAGAATAGAAATCATCACTTCAAAAATAATTTGGAAAATGAAAAGGGATCGGTTTCTGATTCATCCTCAATTCTTCATGTTCCTGATG ATAAGGTCACTCCCATGGAGTCTCCATCTTTGCTGCAGACAGGTTTGTCTGGTGCTCCCATGGATGTTAGCAGAAAGCCCTCTCTTTGTATTGCAGTCATAGGGGCCACTGGCGAGCTGGCAAAGAGGAAGATTTTccctgctttatttgccctctacTACAGTGGCTTCCTTCCCGAG AATGTAGGCATTTTTGGTTATTCAAGGAAGGATATAACTGATGAAGACCTGCAATCTATTATAGCTTCAACGTTAACATGCCGAGTTGATCATCA AGAAAACTGTGACGACAAATTAAATGCTTTCCTTAGTAGAACATATTACATTAATGGAGGCTATGACAATAAATATGGGATGTCCATGCTGAATGCTCGAATGGAGCAAATTGAG GGAGGATCCAAAACCAACAGGATATTCTACCTTTCTGTGCCACAAGAAGCACTTTTGGATGTTGCGTCATGTCTTGCAAGCAGTGCTCAGACCCAGAAGGGATGGAATCGCATAATATTTGAGAAGCCATTTGGCTTTGATGCACTTTCTTCCCATAGGCTgacacaatatcttctttcaAACTTTCAGGAAAAGCAAATATATAG AATTGATCATCTACTAGGAAGGAATCTCATTGAAAATCTTACAGTTTTAAGGTTTTCAAATCTAGTTTTTGAGCCACTTTGGAGTCGTACTTATATAGATAATGTACAG GTCATTTTATCAGAGGACTTGGCTGTGCATCCTGGAAG ATATTTCAGTGGCTATGGAATTATCCGTGATATTGTACACAGTCATGTGCTCCAAACAATTGCATTGCTTGCCATGGAACCACCAATAAGCCTTGATGGAGAAGATATTCGAAATGAAAAG CTTAAGGTTTTGAGGTCAATTCGCAAATTGGAGCCAAAGGATGTCATTCTCGGCCAATATAAAACAAGTGGTGGAGCCAAAGTTGATGCGTGCCTAAATGGTCTGACACCTACTTATTTTGCTGCTGCACTATACATTGACAATGCACGATGGGATGGCGTGCCATTTCTGATTAAAACAGGCTTGGGGCTCATCAAACACCA AATGGAGATACGGATTCAATTTCGCAATGTACCGGGGAATGTGTACCACGAGTGCATCGGGCATAATATGGACCGCGCTGTAAATGAGCTCATTCTTCGCGATGTTCCTGATGAAGCTATTTTAGTGAGAGTCAACAATAAGGTTCCAGGACTAGGCCTACAACTGGACTCTTCAGAATTAAATTTGCTTTACAAGGACAA GTACAACATGGAGGTGCCGGATTCATACGAGCATCTTCTTCTCGATGTCATTGATGGGGACAGCCATTTGTTTATGAGAAGTGATGAGTTGGCAGCAGCGTGGAATATTCTGACTCCAATTCTGAATGAGATAGACAAAGACAATATGTCAGTGGAGCTTTATGAGATGGGGGGTCGCGGTCCTGTTGGGGCATACTACCTCTGGGCGAAACATGGTGTCCGATGGGTGGAGGATTAG
- the LOC100797074 gene encoding protein NIM1-INTERACTING 1: protein MEGEERRKRKIENEEENEEQKMEKFFALIKRTKDVRDRFYKEKLTDTKKIDGEKAAAGGTSTIWNPKFQPEDFIDSGEMAKRNNINIVSGHGHDHASPSEKELMIEKKQDSQEATPAAAQDNEEKDKASEHFLDLKLSL from the coding sequence ATGGAGGGtgaagaaagaaggaagagaaaaatagagaatgaagaagaaaatgaggagCAGAAGATGGAAAAGTTCTTTGCCTTGATAAAGAGGACAAAGGATGTTCGCGATCGCTTCTACAAGGAGAAATTAACAGATACTAAGAAGATTGATGGAGAAAAGGCAGCTGCAGGGGGTACTAGTACTATTTGGAACCCAAAGTTTCAACCAGAAGACTTCATTGATTCTGGAGAAATGGCAAAGagaaacaatattaatattgtttcaGGTCATGGCCATGATCATGCAAGTCCTTCAGAGAAAGAGTTGATGATAGAAAAGAAACAGGATTCACAAGAAGCAACACCAGCAGCAGCCCAAGATAATGAAGAGAAAGACAAAGCAAGTGAACATTTTTTAGACTTAAaactttctttataa